Proteins from one Aspergillus nidulans FGSC A4 chromosome VIII genomic window:
- a CDS encoding uncharacterized protein (transcript_id=CADANIAT00001662): MAQTQQFQQSFSPPGSSPSPAPSPMNGSVPPPNKRQRLSPHPQSAQSPYASPSFGTLQLPQTQSFNANGTNTNGIAQSPAPPQPGAMGPPSRPVDKPTDAADLTDVLASSGIDVREEEAFLTSSYSGPGVQAQQQPRAQQPLPQQQQPQAPPLNTSFASQASTTGTASASASFSEPSQYKPPGTQESFYTEPSSQPPAPFVDSNEPTREDTEAARRAQYHLQEPFLLTKVLEQRLQRRGFDLGVRIPAEGLFHPVPGRPQPIEVTGPDGSSVVRTGQTILNQEGAPLVDILNLMSIACEERLRTVIDYASTLARSRRAHSHGTVPADWKDLALTGGENTNGDTGGPQTPSLKRPHPDTESTAKSLADRYRLLVDKDASYEEARAAKRAKRSASAILGEGGTPRPDSMDVPGSGASTPIGERAPSIGKGGLTKKEARKLADAKQNEAQQHQQSVETARMATQTMMSGGMFGKKKSYSWLQRGPTTGSGFSTPTRINPPTPSASAEKTARSGESAAIPTKRLGAWREDKEKGAGIQVRDILFMLESDGRAARHIQKAYSKDLKEDKAD; the protein is encoded by the exons ATGGCGCAGACACAGCAGTTTCAGCAATCTTTCTCCCCTCCGGGTTCCTCACCCTCTCCCGCACCCTCCCCGATGAATGGCAGTGTTCCACCACCAAACAAGCGACAACGCCTCtcacctcatcctcagtCTGCTCAGTCACCTTACGCCTCGCCGAGCTTTGGAACCTTACAATTACCTCAAACCCAGTCTTTTAATGCAAATGGGACAAATACAAACGGGATAGCACAGTCGCCCGCTCCTCCACAACCCGGCGCCATGGGTCCTCCATCGCGGCCCGTGGACAAGCCTACAGATGCAGCCGACTTGACAGATGTTCTGGCCTCTTCTGGTATCGATgtgagagaagaggaggcgtTTCTCACTAGCAGTTACTCTGGGCCGGGTGTCCAGGCGCAACAGCAACCACGAGCTCAGCAGCCGctccctcaacaacaacaaccgcaagctcctccactAAACACATCATTTGCCTCACAGGCATCGACCACCGGAACGGCGTCGGCTTCTGCAAGCTTCAGTGAACCATCCCAATACAAGCCCCCCGGTACCCAAGAGTCCTTCTATACAGAGCCCTCATCCCAACCTCCCGCCCCTTTCGTCGATTCCAACGAGCCCACTCGAGAAGACACTGAAGCGGCTAGACGTGCACAGTACCATTTGCAGGAGCCCTTCCTGTTGACGAAGGTTCTGGAGCAGAGGCTTCAGAGACGTGGTTTCGACCTTGGAGTTCGCATACCCGCAGAAGGCTTGTTTCACCCAGTTCCCGGCCGTCCACAACCTATTGAGGTCACTGGACCTGATGGTTCGTCTGTCGTACGCACTGGCCAGACCATCCTGAACCAAGAGGGCGCTCCTCTCGTGGATATACTAAATCTAATGTCCATTGCCTGCGAGGAGAGACTACGGACCGTTATTGATTATGCCTCGACGCTCgcaagaagcagacgagctcaTTCCCATGGAACGGTCCCCGCCGATTGGAAGGATTTAGCCTTGACTGGCGGCGAAAACACCAATGGCGATACGGGTGGTCCGCAAACACCATCTCTCAAAA GACCCCATCCAGATACCGAATCCACGGCAAAATCGCTTGCAGATAGATATCGGTTATTGGTGGATAAAGATGCCTCTTACGAGGAAGCTCGAGCGGCGAAACGCGCAAAGCGCAGCGCGAGCGCGATTCTGGGAGAAGGCGGGACTCCCAGGCCAGACTCAATGGATGTACCCGGGTCTGGTGCTTCAACTCCTATCGGCGAAAGAGCTCCTAGTATCGGTAAAGGAGGGCTCACTAAGAAAGAAGCCAGAAAGTTAGCGGACGCGAAACAAAACGAAGCGCAGCAACACCAGCAATCGGTCGAAACAGCACGTATGGCTACTCAGACTATGATGTCTGGAGGCATGTTCGGTAAGAAGAAGTCATATTCTTGGCTTCAACGTGGCCCAACTACCGGGAGCGGCTTTTCTACTCCAACGCGCATTAACCCACCTACACCAAGCGCCAGCGCAGAGAAGACAGCACGTTCCGGAGAGTCTGCAGCTATCCCTACCAAACGGTTAGGAGCTTGGCGggaggataaagagaagGGTGCTGGAATACAGGTCCGAGACATCCTTTTTATGCTGGAGTCCGATGGAAGAGCAGCTAGACATATCCAAAAGGCATATTCGAAGGACTTGAAGGAAGACAAAGCCGACTGA